The sequence TTCCTCTTTTGACCagacattttgtttttcttcacTCATAACAAACCATTTCCTCCACATTTCTCATGTCAATGAACTTCCTGCACCAGCTGTTTCACATTAAAAGCCTTACAGCAGTTCAAATGACACGAGTCATTAGAAAATGTGTTTGTAGGCTTTTAATGTGAAATTAGAGTCTCATCGCAGTCCTCGATGTATTTTTCAGCCCAAAGACCTACCTGGCCCTCAGTGAGCTCCAGGGGCCTCTTCCTGCGGGGTCCGATGGCAGCCAGAGCCGTGAGGTTGGCCTCTCTCTGCTGAACCTGAGCCTGTTCCATCTGCTGCATCTGAAGAGAGTAGAGACACGGGATTATATAGTATAATATTTAGACATGTATAATAATTGTTGGGGCTATTCAGCTGGCACATAGACTGTGTGGTCGAATCTCAcgaaacacatacacacctctTTGGCTCTTTGCTTGAGCAGCAGAAGCTGTGGGTCTTCAGTGTGAGAGCGACTCTGGGATCACAGACATATTGAGTTAGTAATACTGAAACAAATAGAATGTGGTGTGATCTAAAATAACATTGACATTTTAACAAAAAAGACCATTTTAAATCCTTCAAATGGTTAGCTTTATAGTATACTCATCTTGGTTGTGTAGATTAAATTACTTTTGTcgaataaaaaaaagtaaatgtcGTATAAGTAAAAAAGGGGCAGGCTTCTTTCTGGCCCAGCTTACTCTGGCCAATCGCAgcagcctctctctctcctcgtcatccttcctcttcttcttcaaaCTCTCCACTTCCTCCAGGAAGCGAAGCTGGGAGCGCACATCGCTAACTTTGCTATGCCAACAGTCCTCCTGCACACACAATTTATGATTACTAATGATGATCAACACTGTTCAACAACATGAGTGCCATTATGCACAGAAAGAATACTCAGCAAAACAAGAAATATGACAAATAGCTGCATTGACAATGAGCCATATAAATGACATCAAtgacattatataatgtgaaaaGGATGTGTAAAAGCTAGCACAAATCTTTGTAGTAACAAGAAACCAACCAAACTGCTGTATGAcacgtataataataataataataatagtagtaatacACATCATTTGGAGGCGCCTTTCAAGGCACCCAAGCTCGCCTGTCaatgaataaaataaatgcTCTAACAGCAAATCAGCAAATTATAAAATACAGACAGGGAAGACATCAAAGTAGACAATAAATTCAAAAGCAGATCAGTATGGACCAGCGGTCGGCAACCCTAGGCACGCGCGCCACCATTGGCACGCagcaccgtaaccagtggcacactaggaataagtgtgcaaaatattaaaattgtattttcggaccctgaacgagaccgccgccagagcacgtctccccgttacctgcagaaggaagccatgcacacAACGCAGCGCAGAAGGATAACTTCTAGgccccgctctctttaactccagttgactttctgctgctttcctccgtggtgaaaCCATCAGGGGTGTAGTGCTGCCGGCACTTCactaattgcagtacccataaggagctgtacaaataatgcagtttttgcgtggctgtgtcttaagttgaaagcccagtggcgatctgctcatttctcatcaaaataacatgctacacaggggcggactggccatctgtgagttctggagaatcacagaatggacattattattatgccttttaaacaaattatttaaatgtgtttaaacggcatcatgtaagttgcgctgacaggtgaaagaggtccacacactgcttctccgcagcaaggctcccccgttgacagttcacgatcgtcttttttttttttttttttaaatggcacttcatatcaaaaaggttcTGACCCCTGGTATGGAGGGACATGACAGTAGTGAAATGAGCTAACCAGATCTTTAATGTAAATGCTAATCTGAACAGTTGAGTTTTgactgaccacacacacacacacacacacacacacacacacacacacacacacacacacacacacacacacacacaccacacacacacacacacacacacacacacacacacacacacacacacacacacacacacacacacacacacacacacacacacacacacacacacacacacacacacacacacacacacacacacacacacacacacacacacacacacacacacacacacacacacacacacacacacacacacacacacacacacacacacacacacacacacacacacacacacacacacacacacacacacacacacacacacacacacacacacaccttcagggCTGCCTTGCGGTGGTCTGCCATCACGGTGAGCTTCTCCAGCAGCCCCCGCAGAAACTCCAGTGTGGCATGAGACACCAGAGCCCCCACCTCCGGACCCACCTCCGTCAGCC is a genomic window of Pseudochaenichthys georgianus chromosome 4, fPseGeo1.2, whole genome shotgun sequence containing:
- the LOC117445019 gene encoding transcription initiation factor TFIID subunit 4B-like; translation: MMTSMTWPSMAGVNLREENAQILISVVGSVVQSCQDQPFLSPPPLLSRILRTGQGLGLTEVGPEVGALVSHATLEFLRGLLEKLTVMADHRKAALKEDCWHSKVSDVRSQLRFLEEVESLKKKRKDDEERERLLRLARSRSHTEDPQLLLLKQRAKEMQQMEQAQVQQREANLTALAAIGPRRKRPLELTEGQVPVLPRQCAQRVSRVMLRDLLLCMEQDRFLRHSLTLYKAML